Part of the Triticum aestivum cultivar Chinese Spring chromosome 4D, IWGSC CS RefSeq v2.1, whole genome shotgun sequence genome is shown below.
atagatcgagacgcttaataggactttcaaaaagcacataccttgacaaagttttgaagaagttcaaaatggatcagttaaagaaagggttcttgcctgtgttacaaggtgtgaagttgagtcagactcaaagctcgaccactgaaaaagatagagagaaaatgaaagtcattccctatgcttcagccataggttctatcatgtatgctatgctgtgtaccagacccgatgtgtgccttgccataagtttggcagggaggtaccaaagtaatccaggagtggatcactggacagcggtgaagaacatcctgaagtacctgaaaaggaccaaggatatgtttctcgtttatggaggtgacgaagagctagcttcgacactgatccagatgactctaagtcacaaaccggatacatatttatattgaatggtggagctgtcatttGGTGTAGTTCcatgcagagcgtcgtggcagcatatatgtgtgaagcggagtacatagctgcttcagaagcaactcatgaaggagtctggatgaaggagttcatatccgatctgggtataataactagtgcatcgggtccaataaaaatcttttgtgacaacactggagcaattgccttggcaaaggaatccaagtttcataagagaaccaaacacatcaagagacgcttcaactatattcgtgaaaaggtcaaggatggagacatagaagtttgcaaaatacatacagatctgccAAGATACATAAAGAGCGGCctcccgttgactaagcctcttccgcgagcaaaacatatcaacaccaagactccatgggtgttagattcattacaatgtaatctagtttattgactctagtgcaagtgggagaatgaaggaaatatgccctagatgaaataataaatttgttattttatattttcttattcatgataaatgtttattattcatgctagaattgtattgatcggaaacttaaatacatgtggtgaatacataaacaaatatcgtgtccctagtaagcctctactagactagctcgttgatcaaagatggttaaggtttcctaaccatggacatgtgttgtcatttgataacgggatcacacattaggagaatgatgtgatggacaatacccatccgttagcttaacatattgatcgtttagtttattgctattgctttcttaatgtcaaatacatattccttcgactatgagattatgcaactcccggataccggaggaataccttgtgtgctatcaaacatcacaacgtaactgggtgatcataaagatgctctacaggtatctccgaaggcgtttgttgagttggcatagatcaagattaggatttgtcactccgagtatcggagagttctctttgggccctctcggtaatacacatcataagaagccttgcaagcaaagtgactaatgagttagttgcaagatgatgtattacagaacgagtaaagagacttgccggtaaagagattgaactaggtatgaagataccaactatcgaatctcgggcaactaacatatcgatagacaaagggaattatgtatgctgtcataaggttcgaccgataaagatcttcatagaatatgtaggagctaatatgggcatcaaggttccactattggttattgaccgaagaggtgtcttaattatgtctacatagttctcgaacccgtagggtccgcacacttaatgtcgttgacgatatagtgttatatgagttatatggatttggtgaccgaatgttgttcagagtctcggatgagatcacggacatgatgaggagccccggaatggtccggagttaaagatcgatatataggacaatgatatTTGGACAagccgggaggttaatgggccatatgggccaaaagagGAGAACACACCAgtccacaaggggctggcgcgcccctcctaaggCTGCAGCCcttggggagagaaggaaaggggggagtcagcctcccccttccttccctcatctctcctttcctttcccctccgTCAAATATGGTAGGGGGGGGCCAGGgaaagaccccaagtaggattcgacctaacttggggcgccccttggcctctcccctcttcccccacctatatatatgtgggagggggcgccacacataaccacgacaaccgtgtgtggcgcccccctccacagtttagtcCCTTGGTCATATTTTCcgaagtgcttaggcgaagccctgcggagatagcttcaccatcaccgtcaccatgtcgtcgtgctgccggaactcatccactacttctccgtcttgctggatcaagaaggcgaggacatcaccgagctgaagtgtgctgaatgcggaggtgtcgtatgttcggtactcgatcggttggatcgcgaagaagtttgactacatcaactgtgttaacaAACActtacgcttacggtctacgagggtatgtatacacactctccccctcccgttgctatgcatctccatggatagatcttgcgagTGCGTAGAaatatttttgttttccatgcaacgtttcccaacaggtgGTCTTATGGGCGGGTGTTGGGCCATCATCCCGTTGGGCAAAAGCCCGCCTCGCTTGACCCGTTGACGTCTGTCACCAATGCATGATGAGTCAAACTCACAGTCTGTGTTGTGCCTAACACTAACTCTTCACTTTTTTCCTATTATATTAGCCGGATGATGAAGGATCTTTGTGCAACTTTGCTGACCTTGGCGGACATGGATGACGATCTTTCTAGCCGTAAAAAAGAATAGGGGTAACAATTATTCATGTAGTATTCTTGGCCTAAGAGCATATATAACTGGACCCCTCCAGCCACTTCCCAATAAACGTCAGGTGAACAACCGGGGCACTCCTTTGATTGAAAATAGCCACCCAACCGGACCCCCAAAACCCAACCCATATGTGGTGCAGTCCGGAAGTGTCAATCACGTGGGATCCAGCCAGCGCTAGCCCACCCGACCCCACAAAATCCCATCCAGGACAAAACCCTAGCCACAATCCTCTTCACTCTCACATCTGCACCACACTCCGCTCTGTGAACCATGGCGCGGGCCGGCAACGACTCCTCGTCCAAGGCCGACCATGTCTACTTGGACGTCCTCGTGGATGAGTTAAACGAGGAGCTCATCGTCCATGTGTGGCGCATCcaggaccaaaccctagccacaaTCATCTTCACTCTCACATCCGCGCCACACTCCATTCTGTGAACCATGGCGCGGGCCGGCAATGACTCCTCATCCAAGGCTGACCATGTCTACTTGGATGCCCTCGTGGATGATTTAAACGAGGAGCTCATAGTCTATGTTGCCCTCCACCAATCGCGGATGGACAGTGGTAACAACTCAAGCTCGCGCGCCCTCCTAGTGGCCTGCGTGGGGCATCTGAAGCTCCATGCCCAATCGCGCTGGCCCTTCACGGGTCATGCTTTCCCCGGTGAGGCGACGGGGCGAGTAGTGGCGCCCGTCACCTTCGTCCCCTGCTTCTCCCAAAAGATGATCGGTGCCTGTGCCGGCATCGCCGAGTTTGCGATCATGACTCCCGAAGTCAGAGGCAAGGCTATCGACCCAGGCTGGATCTATCCAATCCTGCTGCGGGCTGTGCAGATCTGCGTTGGTTGCCATCCCCTGTGACTCGGAGGACGAGCTCATCTGTGGCATCATTCGCCAGTTGTTGACCATCTTCGAGAAGTACACCTGCCGCAAAATGCCAAGGCATGGCGGCTTGGCCTCGAGAAGTCCAAGCGCCTCGCCAAGGAGAAGGCGGTCATTGCGCACAGAAGTTGTGCGGTTTGCCAAGGAGCAGGCCGCACCGCTCAGTGTCTGGATGGGCTCCCCTCGTTGTCCTTGCCCTCCAGTGGCACCTCCAGAGGGCCTAGTGCCGTCGCACCGGAGATGCCAAAGGGGAAGGGGCCGACAAGGAAGCGCTGAACGCTTTTTTTGCGGGAATAAAACTTATATTACTCATCAATGATTGATACTTTTAGGCACATAACCATGCAACACATGGGGGGCTGCACCTAGCCATACTGCAGTACGGATATGTAATCCACCAAAAATTTCCAAAATAATATCTCACCGTATTCTGACTACGCCGTACATGAGTAATACATGTTTTCCTCTCTAAGCGCTTCTTTTTAATCTCTTGGACCAATAAAGCAAATCTTGATCTATCTGGCTTCTCACTTTTCACCATACAAATGGTCTTCAAACAATTAGTTTCAATTTGAAGAGTTAGGTTGCTTCATTGCATAGGTAGTTGATTCCTTATGACAATCCTCAACCTGAAGGAGTGAACTCCGACAAACTATCTAGTATGCTTCTAGTCGTAGTTGTCTAGTAGGTCAATCGAACTATTCATCTTTTGTGTATATTCGATTTGTAATGATGAACTTGCTATGCCCGATGTTGTGCTATGATATCTATCTACGTCGTTTTATTTACACTGTATAAGATTGCAAATGGATGTAGGGGTTTGGATATGCAAAAGACGGCTGCGACCAACGAACACGGACAAATGAGGGGTGGGAGGCCGCTGTTTGTGGACATATAGGGGCTCATATTAGTCCAATGCTGTTGTAGATGGTCTAGTGTCATACGAACGCCACTCTCATGGTCGCCTAAAGCTGCCGAGTTCAACTCGGAAAAGGCAAGCGGAAGCCATACCCCGATTCGGATAGTTCTGTTTTTTTTTAATTGTAAGTAGTTCCGGTTGGTTTTCCCCGCACAACAAAAAGTTCTGCCTTTTTCTTGAGCAGAACAAACAAGTTCTGCTTTTAAACTGGTTTGGCATAATGATGTCAGGAAATAAAAAGTGGTCTGGCATAATGGAATTTGTAGGAAGGAAGAACGAGCCCACCAAGGTAGTAGAGTCCGGTCCGACCGCGAAGGCCCGAACCGACCCAGCCAAAACAATCCCCGTCGCGCCCGCGTGGGTCGTGAGTCGTGAGTCGtgcacccccaccccaccccacctcaCCACCACGCGTTCTCCCTACGCGTCCCCCCCCCTACTATTTTATCGCGCCGCGCCCGCCTCCCGCAAAAATATCTCCCAAATTCCCCAACGCCCCACGACTTGGCAACCCTAATCAGCTTCCCCCACCAATTCTCGATTCCCCGTCGCCGAGCTCCCCCTCCCAACCCTAGCGCCAGATCCGCTCGCTCGCCCGCGCAGCCATGGCGGAGTCCCTCGACATGTCCCTCGAGGACATCATCAAGAGCAACAAGAAGGGCAACTCCTCGTCCGGCGGGGGTGGccgccgccgcgagggccgccttgGATCTGCCGCCGCCGGCAGCggcgcggccgcggccgccgccggaGGCGTCCGCCCCAACAGGCGCGCCTTCAAGAGGTCGGGGAACAGGGCGGCGCCCTACCAGCCGCCGAAGGTACGAACGAATCGCACGGGCTAGGCCTTGCGCCGTCGGCGGAGGATAGTCTTCCGTTTTCGCCGAGGCGGGGGAGGATGATCTGGTGGTTTTCTCACTCTGGTGTGACGCGATCCAGGCCCCGGAATCGGCGTGGCAGCACGACATGTACTCTGACGCCTCTgccagaggcggcggcggcgggagggtctCTGCTATCGAGACCGGCACCAAGCTCCTCATCACCAATTTGGACTTCGGCGTCTCAACCGAGGACCTCAAGGTATATACGTCGCGGATCTACATGTCCAGTTGTTGCTCATGTAATTTGGCTGCTTCTTAGTACGTAGTTGGTCTCAAAGAATCTCATAGTTTGCCTGGAGCTTGTATCAGTCAAGCTATTTTATAGATCTGGCACAGACTCAGTACCACAACTGTGATTTGGTCGTGCTAGCAGTCTTGCGTTGTTGAATTTTCTTAGCTTGTTCCTGTGAATAGGACTTTAGTTCTCAATTGTAATTAATCGTTAATGGTTGTCTCGAAGGGTGTGACCTCTTTACTGGCGTGATTATGTTTTCAGTTGCGCTGTGGCAGTCTCGATTTGATTCGTTTAATTGATGATTTTTTTGCATATCTTATTGCTTACTTCATAAGTTGACGCTCACTTGGAATTTTTTCTTGTTATGGTCTCTCAGTTTGTATAGTGTACTTAAATGTTGATATGCTCTCCATAAAATGCTTTTTGCAGTTTCTTGTTCATAAGGTACTGTTTCTGAGTTATTTTTTCTTTGAATGGTTCAGGAGCTTTTCTCCGAGCTGGGTGATGTGAAGCGATGCTTGATTCACTATGACCGAAGTGGGAGGTCTAAGGTACTTCTTTGTTCCATTTTCCATGTGTGTGTTCTGTGTGATGCCTAACAGTACTTATGTTCTGCAGGGAACAGCTGAGGTTATATTTGCAAGGCGTGGTGATGCTGTTGCAGCGCTGAGGAAATACAACAATGTCCAAC
Proteins encoded:
- the LOC123097880 gene encoding THO complex subunit 4A isoform X2, with the protein product MAESLDMSLEDIIKSNKKGNSSSGGGGRRREGRLGSAAAGSGAAAAAAGGVRPNRRAFKRSGNRAAPYQPPKAPESAWQHDMYSDASARGGGGGRVSAIETGTKLLITNLDFGVSTEDLKELFSELGDVKRCLIHYDRSGRSKGTAEVIFARRGDAVAALRKYNNVQLDGKPMKIEILGTNTPTAPAALPTNNGTYARNVAKSAPRGVSASLPQNRPRARGGRGRRGGGGGSGSGGRRGKERSQPRSAEELDAELEKYHAQGTTPMQTTE
- the LOC123097880 gene encoding THO complex subunit 4A isoform X1 encodes the protein MAESLDMSLEDIIKSNKKGNSSSGGGGRRREGRLGSAAAGSGAAAAAAGGVRPNRRAFKRSGNRAAPYQPPKAPESAWQHDMYSDASARGGGGGRVSAIETGTKLLITNLDFGVSTEDLKELFSELGDVKRCLIHYDRSGRSKGTAEVIFARRGDAVAALRKYNNVQLDGKPMKIEILGTNTPTAPAALPTNNGTYARNVAKRGVPLYIAQYFRRHYITMHQGVSQLVCHRTDPVQGVGGVVVVVAEAVDLAVVVGKSVASQGLLKNLMLSWRSTMHRVRRRCRPPNKSTSLQR